The Streptomyces sp. NBC_00459 DNA segment CCGACAGCCAGTCGTGCCGGTTGGCCAGCATGATGATCTGACGGTAGTCACGCGCCTCGAAGAGCTTCTCCGCACCGCGGTGCATATAGCCGATCACCGGCTCCGCGTGCTGGATCCGCTCGCCGTCGAGCACCAGCCGCAGCCGCAGCACACCGTGCGTGGACGGGTGCTGGGGCCCGATGTTGAGCACCATGTCGGTGCTCTCCGCGGCGCCGCCGATACCAACGATCGTCTCCGTGGGCTCCGTCGTGGGACTCATGGACACAGTCTGTCGTACGTACGCTTGCGGTATGGAGACGGGGAGCCCGGAAACCGCGGGCGAAACGCTGGGCGAGGGGCACGACGAAGAGCGCGGCGAACCGGTCTGGACCGGGCTGCCGCGGGACCTGCTGCGGATGCGCAGGCTGCTGCTGGTGGTCTGGCTGGTGCCGCTGACGCTCGGTGCGGGGCTGCTGCCCGGCCTGCTCGCGGGGCCCGCCTGGGCGGCCTTCGCGCTGCTGCCGCTGGTCCTGCTGCTGTGGGGCTGGCGGATGCTGGGCCGCAACTGGGCGTCCTGGCGGTACGCCGAGCGCGCCGACGACCTGCTGATCAGCAGGGGTGTGCTGTGGCGCGAGGAGACGATCGTGCCGTACGGGCGGATGCAGCTGGTCGAGGTGACGTCCGGGCCCGTCGCGCGGCACTTCGGGCTGGCCAGCGTGCAGCTGCACACGGCCGCCGCCGCGACCGACGCGCTCATCCCGGGCCTCGAACCGGCGGAGGCCGAACGGCTGCGGGACCGGCTCACCGAGCTCGGCCAGGCCCG contains these protein-coding regions:
- a CDS encoding PH domain-containing protein, translated to METGSPETAGETLGEGHDEERGEPVWTGLPRDLLRMRRLLLVVWLVPLTLGAGLLPGLLAGPAWAAFALLPLVLLLWGWRMLGRNWASWRYAERADDLLISRGVLWREETIVPYGRMQLVEVTSGPVARHFGLASVQLHTAAAATDALIPGLEPAEAERLRDRLTELGQARSAGL